The Terriglobales bacterium genome window below encodes:
- a CDS encoding CPBP family intramembrane glutamic endopeptidase → MSEAILPLPSQVQSRPLARWVSVLEVFAAWGLIEATTWAHGRTQSGLFWISASFIFVSTIAHRPRLRDLGLGLHGLRSTLWVIPAAIAISGIAVVIAQHLGTLHPLFGVIGIATHSFAYFIWAMVQQFILQSYFFLRLEQLLPSRLVAIASTVLFTLVHIPNPVLMSVCFFAGWAACEIFRRQRNIYCLGVAHAILGLTIAVTVPNDIQRHMRVGIGYFHYHSQTEIPPKA, encoded by the coding sequence ATGTCCGAAGCCATATTGCCACTGCCGTCGCAAGTGCAATCGAGACCATTGGCTCGATGGGTTTCCGTGTTGGAGGTGTTTGCCGCCTGGGGGCTAATCGAAGCGACTACCTGGGCCCACGGCAGAACTCAGTCGGGGCTCTTCTGGATTTCGGCCTCATTTATCTTCGTCAGCACTATCGCTCACCGTCCGCGATTGCGCGATCTCGGGCTCGGGCTGCACGGCCTGCGCTCTACTCTGTGGGTGATTCCAGCAGCCATCGCGATCTCCGGGATCGCGGTTGTCATCGCACAGCATCTAGGAACTCTGCACCCGCTATTCGGCGTGATCGGAATAGCGACGCACTCCTTCGCTTACTTCATCTGGGCGATGGTTCAGCAATTTATTCTTCAATCCTACTTTTTTCTGCGTCTGGAGCAACTGCTTCCGAGCCGGTTAGTAGCCATTGCAAGCACGGTCCTGTTTACGCTGGTGCACATTCCCAATCCGGTACTGATGAGCGTCTGCTTCTTCGCAGGGTGGGCTGCCTGCGAGATCTTTCGTCGTCAGCGCAACATTTACTGCCTCGGCGTGGCGCACGCGATCCTCGGACTTACGATCGCGGTCACCGTTCCCAACGACATCCAGCGGCATATGCGCGTAGGCATCGGCTACTTCCACTACCACTCGCAAACTGAGATTCCGCCAAAAGCGTAA
- a CDS encoding alpha/beta hydrolase, producing the protein MRKIVAAACFLILSIAASSATTATLFKDPQFKVKVVRNLQFGSGEVRTPKLTKRALFLDLYEPDTAATGWKRPIMIAIHGGGFLFGDKSEMTSLCREFAARGYVCASINYRLVPDDPPGDAKDEYTRAVMAAVADADHATRWIEANAVKFHADTTRMFIGGSSAGAVTSMLLAYNPGFKPPHFRAVADMWGTMGPRVNWIRKGGPPLIIIHGKEDETITVSAAEQIDARAKAIGLPHETFLIDGMGHSLPLNLEVNGKTLLQDLIDFFYKQIAPERHAGLRQVKKQ; encoded by the coding sequence ATGCGCAAAATTGTTGCAGCAGCTTGTTTTCTCATCCTCTCGATTGCCGCGTCCTCAGCGACGACGGCAACTCTTTTCAAGGATCCGCAATTTAAGGTGAAGGTAGTGCGCAACCTTCAGTTCGGCAGCGGTGAAGTGCGCACGCCGAAACTCACGAAACGGGCACTCTTTCTTGATTTGTACGAGCCGGATACGGCGGCAACTGGCTGGAAGCGTCCGATAATGATCGCTATCCATGGTGGCGGGTTCCTTTTCGGCGATAAGAGCGAGATGACGAGTCTCTGCCGTGAGTTCGCGGCGAGGGGATATGTCTGCGCCTCGATCAACTATCGTCTCGTTCCAGACGACCCGCCGGGCGACGCCAAAGACGAGTACACTCGCGCAGTGATGGCGGCAGTCGCAGACGCAGATCACGCAACCCGCTGGATCGAGGCGAACGCAGTCAAGTTCCATGCGGACACAACCCGCATGTTCATTGGCGGATCGTCAGCGGGAGCCGTAACTTCCATGCTGCTCGCCTACAATCCCGGTTTCAAACCGCCGCACTTTCGTGCGGTCGCCGACATGTGGGGCACGATGGGACCGAGAGTGAACTGGATCCGTAAAGGCGGACCGCCGCTCATCATCATTCATGGCAAGGAAGACGAAACGATCACTGTGAGCGCGGCGGAACAGATCGACGCGCGCGCCAAGGCGATTGGCCTGCCACACGAGACTTTTCTGATTGACGGCATGGGGCACAGTCTTCCGCTCAACCTTGAGGTCAATGGCAAGACGCTGCTGCAGGATTTGATCGACTTTTTCTACAAGCAGATCGCGCCGGAGCGTCACGCGGGCTTGCGGCAAGTGAAAAAGCAGTAG